A segment of the Anopheles cruzii chromosome 2, idAnoCruzAS_RS32_06, whole genome shotgun sequence genome:
CATCGGCGTCCAGCGGCACGACGATCGGTTCGCGGCACGAGCGAACGGTTACCCGCCCAcgatcaccaccgccaccgttgccgcccCCGAATccccctccaccaccaccaccgacggccacgATCCCGACCAAAAAACCGTTCGCCGGCACGATGAAGCCCCAAAgcaaaccaccaccgccgccaccggcaccaccggcgccaccggccgccacgATTGTAACCCTTTCGTCGGGGGCCACGCCACCCACGTCCGGGCCGCAGCGATCCCAGCAAGGAATCTACTTCAACAACGACACGATCAGTGTGCGGGTTTACTcgtcggacgacgacgataagtTCGATGACGGCAGCGACGATGCGTCATGCATTTCCGAGGACGACGATCTGGATTCGCACCTGGACGATGTTTCCGAGTCCGGTGCGGAGAGCGTCGAGACGCATTCGGTGTTCTTCAAGAATATTCGCaaatcgacgacggcggcctcAGCGGGCGGGACCACCCTGGGATCCGTCTCGTCGGATCACGCCGTGGTCGCGGCTGTGCATTGAGAAGGGCCGGCCGAGCTTTAGGATTAGAGAGCAACACAAGCATGTAAATTGTCTACGTCCCGTCccgacggacagacggacgcACACCGTTCGAGATTGAGTTAATGTACCTCCACAAGTATTGAGCCCAACTTCCGGCGGGCTGCTGTGCTGCACCGCGCGCCCTGTTGGGTGGCCGGACGACACACGGACCACCGGAACGGCTTCCTAGGTGACTAAGTGTAGCTGTAGAGACCGCCCCCTGGCAACTGTGCAATGAACGCGGAACGTATGTGCAATTCGTGGTTCAAGGGCCGTTTGCAAtactattatttattttcgcttcttAGAAACGTAAGGCTATCGTGGGACGCGTGAACGGTGATCGGATGCATGagattgtgttttatttgtttgtttttattgttgttgaaTTTATAGATGGCACACCGCTGGCACATCTTCCGATCGCCAATCGATACTCGTTCCGGTAGAAGGCGCTTAAGACACACTCGGCTTCGGCTTGGCACATTTCATCGGGCGTTTCAAGTTTTGCTTTTCTGTTTGATACTAATTCTACTTTTGCTCTATTTCCTGGTACGTTTTAAGCGCGATCTACTCCCCGTATCGACTTGCGATCGGAAAAGTGTAGCGAAATGGTCCACCGAATGTGATACACGACGACAGCGCCCTGTTGACCTGTTTTCGTTTGGCAATTTAAAATGGCAATATTTTTCGTTTACGATTAAACCTACAACTAAGCGATAGTAAGTTAAGGGAACGAAGCAATACTAGATGCAGTACGCAATACGTAGACGCTAAGTGGCAGATCCGCTTCCCGCGGGGAAACCGTCACCGCAATACACACTAGGCCGGATATGTGCAATACAATACAACGATCCGTgttaaggtttttttttctcttttaaaGCTTCAGTAGCATGGAGAGATGCAATATTAACGTTAGTTAGTGTAAAGTGCCTTCCGATGGCGTTAAAAGTAAGCTAAAGTAAGTGCGCACCCGCTCGGTATGATAGTTGTAGCCAAGACACAGCTATGATGCCAAAAACAAATTCTTCGCAACTTTTGggccgaatcgaatcgggaTCGTTCAAGCAAGTTAACTGTTAGTTAcgatcgtgtttttttgtttactttgtcCATATTTTACTTTTGTTATTCCTAATCCTTGTGTTCCGTATGCTACTGTACTGAGCTGAACAAGGCCGGGCGACGTTAGCTTCATAAGTACCTGCCAAAAACGATGGTTTGTAGGAACGACGCCGTCGTACTACATTCCAGCAAACGCAACACTGAGCCGTGGCGCGTTATAGTAATAGCTAATTCTTAACATGTTTTACAGTAAGCTAAGCAAACTATTTATTCGCCGCTTCTTGAAGGTAGTAAAAGTTTCCCATTTTGCGCATAGTGCACTTCCCTGTCAGTTAGTAAAAATCATTCTGTCTGCCTCTCAGTTcggtttaatatttaaaataatgttaatGTTGATAATGTTATTAACAAGCTGTTAGCAAGATTAGTTTTTGTGTTACTCGTAGCCAGATAACGTTTTTAGTGAATTTGAGATTAATTTCTGCGCAACGATAGCCTAGGTTTAGTGTAGCATCATTTAgtgattttgtttctttttttctcactctgATTACAAATAAGGACGAATGTATCGCTGAATAATATAGCAAAATGCCTGAAGTTGCTCATCATTTCGGAATTCGTAAACTTGGAGCTGTGTACAGAACTGACTCGAGGACGAACGAAAGCACagatttagttttttttttcatcatcataaatTTCGTCAACTTACTATAGGACACGCGAGTTATGGTAGATCAATTCCTGTACGAAGGATTTTATGTAACAATAAATCGAATAAAGAactgtttttaaataaaatcaaactcAGCAATCCCTGTTTGATTGTAGATCGAAGAACCTGTACCTCAATTGAGATGCCAAGAAAATCAAACTTCTCGAAAGAGAACGAATTAAACGGAGCAATCTTCTCGTGTATTTCTCGGTCAAATTACATCATATTTCCAGTTTACCAAAGCGTGACGCATTTAAGCTTCCTTATTTAAGGGTTTGGTTTTACTCTAATCAAGCTTCGGGGTGGCAACTTTaagctttcggtttctttgGTAACGACCCGAACGCAGATATCACTGTCCCCTTCGTTCCGGTCGCTGTCGTGGTGAGAGTAGGCTGAATAATGCCGCCCGGTTTCAGCACGttcaccaccgtcaccggcacgGCCGCTCCCAGCATGCCCGGAGCGGCACCCAGCACACCCGGTTGATCCCATTTCGATTTCCTCTTTTTCGACTCCTCCGGTTCCATCCGCTTGACGCCGGTTTGAATTTCCGTTTTGGTGGCTTCTTTGCGGGCCTTCTCCaccttttccatttcaaccATTTGCGCCTTGGCCAGCTCCTCGTAGTACGACTCTTTGCCCCACTTGAAGGGATCGAAAAACTCCGGCGGATAGTTGGTGCCGAGCTCGTTGATGTCACAAAAGTGGATCAGCTTCTCGTAGATACTCGGATTTCGAAACTCTTTTCGCTCCTGAATGATACGGTTCGTGTCCATGGTGGAGTTTTTCATGCGCTCGTACAGTGCCGCAATCTTGTCCTGTAGTTCCGGGGGACACTTTCCTTTCGGTTCCGGCGGTAAGCTAAATCCGTAATGCTTCGACCGATCCGGCTTCTGCGGGGTGGGTGTTTCTTCCGCTGCCGGCTCCTCTTCCGATTGGTCGACCACTTCGGCTTCGTGGCGGGCTGGCGAATTATTTTCATCATCCGAAACGATCGTGTCGTCGATGTAGCTAACTAATCGCAACGCCTTTCTACGCTTCGGCCTTTGTGTTTCGGTATCGCTCCGGCCGGTTCCTTCGACGGATTTAGTGTTGTTGGTTTGCGTCGACGGAGTACCGGAGCTGTCGGAAGTTTCACGAAGCGGTGTTTGTTGCCGCGATCGAACCTGCAAGAGCGAAGCGATTGACGGTCCGACGGTCCTCTGAATCCGCCCCTATCATACAAACCTGAGACACTGTGCTGGCCCCTTCGGATTGTTCCGATTCTTCATCCGTTCGGCGGTCATCCTCATTTTCGGAGTCGGTATAAGTTGCCGTCAATGAGGCCAAGGCGGAATTTCTTGAGCTCATGCTGTATTTTAAGCGAAAACTACCAGAATTATTCTGCTATCTTCCTGCTGCTcagcgtttgtttgttgttttgatttgtttgacgttttgttCCCAAAAGGACGCAGCCATTTTGAGACATAAAAAAACAGTGTTTGACGAAAGTATACGGTTAGATAAAACAGTTATTGGACGAAGGGTAAATTCCACAATAGAAAACTATATTGCGAAAGAACAAACATTCTCATTGAAACTCTGCGGGAAGCATATCACCAGATTATAATTCAGTTTTAGTACAACTCAGATTATATATTTAGTTTCGGTTCCTATGTAAAACATTCCAACAGTCTAGCTTTCGACAGGTATTTTTACAGCTGGTTATCGTCCGGATGATAAAGTTCGCTTATTAGACGGTATATGTACGACGGAGCATTGGCCCCactgaaatggaaaagaattgCTATTAGCTCCACGTACAATTTTAACTCTCTTGATCGCATCGCATACTTATTCGTGATGAACAGTGTAACCAGCTCCGGGGGAACATAATCGAACAGCGGGTTGTAAACCTTCGTAAAACGGGCCGCATGAGATTTGAAGGGCAGTATTGCTTCGGTGTTGCCGAGAATGTTGAAATCTCCCTGCTCGTAGTTACACAAATGCACCGGCGCCAGTTTGTACGTTGGGGCGAGCACAATaaccggcaccgaaaagtgCTTTGCCGATAGGGCCAAACTGTACGTGCCGCAGACCGCTTGCAAGCCACCGTTCGCTAGCACGGAGTGGGTGCCGACGATGACCTTATTGATGCGGGACATAATCGCAAAGATAGCAGCGTCCGGAATGAGGGTCGTTTGAATTTTCGCCCGCCCCAAATTGGCTGCCAGTTGTTGCCCACGACAATCCGGGGCacactccaccaccaccacctcgatCGGGCGCGTTTCGGCCGCCTTCTtgagaaacttttccaccgcacGCGAGTACCCGATTGTCATAATCAGTTCCGCCGAGTGAATGTGTTCCGCTGCCTGCGTGGAAATGCTATCGGCCGTTGTTTCCAGCTCGGTTTCGATCTCCGACAGGTGATCCAGCAGGGCGTTCTTAAGCTCCGGCATCGGTTTCGAGTAATCGCCACGCTCCGAGTCTGCATCCTGCGTTACCAGCTTGTGGAGGGACAGTACGGTTTGTGCATCGTCCACGTTCTTCACACGCGATGAGTCGTACTCTTCGCGCACAATCTTCATCACGCGACGGGTAGTGTTGGCGATCACAATGTCATGCGGCAGGGCCTGGGAAAGGATCACTCCGTGGGAGCGGATTAGGGCCAGCAGTTCCTCTGCCgtgttccattttcctttcgtcACCAGTTCTTTCAGCAACGACAACGTCTTGGAGGTAAGCTTGTGAGACCCGGATGTTTTGCTGTGCTTATGGAAATGGATGTTTTGAATGACCTCGAAACGGTGAATGTTGTAGTGCGTCTTACCGGAGTCGGACATCGTGGATAAATCCGTAAATATTCTGAGATGGATCGAACAAGGTTTGCTTGCTTTCTTCCTTCATTTTGTGCCGTAGATCCAATGTTGACGTGCGAATGTTTCGCGAAGGTCCTGTGAAAAGAACTGTCAAACTGCTTCATCGATGCAACCGTTCATCgacaaaaatgtttgatttcaaCGTTGCAAGTCTTAAAAAATGTGCATAGTGGCACAACACAAACGCATGTTTTGGGCCGACGGattgaaatatgtttattaaatttcgaAATCTACTAACGAAGAAGACTTATGTATGATTAACCTTTGAACTCGTTCCTCCGGAATGAGGTTCACAGTTTATGAGTCACCCTGTTGatcaaatgtcaaaacaacCACCGCGGGGCGCCGAgcataaagaaaacaatactTTGTTTTGGCGAAGGAACAGTTTAGATAAGGCTTTGTTTGATTCTTAATCCGCGACGTGACCTAAAATCTACAAAAGCGTATCGCGCCATTAAATCAGTGAAGTTTCCGCGTCTTCGTTTGTTGCGCCAGCAGGATACACAGAATGGCCACCGCAAACCAGAGTCCCACATCGTTGATCACCACGAATGAGGAGTCGTTCGATTTCCTTTTCAAAATCGTCCTTATTGGCGATTGCGGAACGGGTAAAACGTGCATTGTGCAGCGCTTCAAATCGGGAAACTTTATCGAGAGCCACGGCAACACGATCGGAGTGGACTTTTCGATGAAAGCGGTCACGGTGGACGATAAGAAAGTTAAGGTACGTTAAGACCACATGATAGACAAATGGTCAGCTGCGTGACTAAGCAAAAGGGCAAAGGCCAGTCAGTAATTAGTGAAACCAGTTTGTACTGAGCATCGAGTGCTTTCTGCGCATTTTCAGCTCCAGATCTGGGATACCGCCGGTCAGGAACGGTTTCGCACCATTACGCAAAGCTACTATCGATCAGCGAACGGAGTTATAATCGGTAAGTGTTGACTCACGCAAATGTTACGAAGCCACTGGGGAAAGGACAAAGCATTACCAAACCACGCGATGTGTTCTAATTCCACAGTGTACGACATTACCAAACGTTCGTCCTTCTTGAGCCTGCAGCGGTGGATAGACGAAGTGCGAAGGTACACGGCCTCGAACGTCATGATATTCGTGATTGGCAACAAATCGGATCTGGACTCGATCCGGGAGGTGGAATTCTCCGAAGCCCAAAACATGTGCCAGTACATACCGGAGGTAATGTTCGTCATGGAAACGTCGGCCAAAGATAACCGGTTCGTCGAGGATGCGTTCATGACGTTGGCCACCGAACTGAAGGTACTTGAAAGGGTAGTATTGATAATACATATTTCGATGGTTTACCGTTTGCTTTCGTACATTTACAGCGTCGACACGATGGTGTCCTGGCAAGTGAAGCCGAGGAGGCCATTACGCTTGGGAAGGGTAAAGCCTTGTCCGCTAACAATTGCAGTGGGTTGTGTGGTTTGGCGTAAAACTTATACACCCGATTTACCAGCACCGGAATTACAGGAACAGGAATGTGAACCACTAGCCCCGAACCGGAAATCCGGATGtaacgtttttattttatcttaAGTCGTCCAAATCAAGAGCCCCCGTTCAATGCCATTAACTTAAGAAACTAAGCACTAATATACAAGACCATTTCATTGATTTAAACTTGATAAGTCCCACAAGTTTTGTGACCTAAACGCAGGTTCGAAGTTGTAGCCCCACTATCCAGAGTAATCGATTGTTCACGATCCAGAGGAATCGATGTCGTGAATGGACCTTAAATGTACATAGTGTGGGTCAGCCCACAAGCAAGTATGTGTTAACTAATTTGTAATAACTCAAAACCTATGGGATGCTGTTCCCGAAAGTATATTTTACCTGCACCTGAAGCTACATAGTAATAAGCGCAGAATGTTACAAGACGTGGCCGGTTCGCTAAATACTATTTTGGCAAAGCTACGAACAtcgtatttatttatttaatcaGCTCTATCGAAACTATTTTTACAGGCAATTGTAAATATTTAGAGTGTATTTTAAAAGAAGCAGATCTGCCCCGAATAAAGTGTTTTAAATGTGACCCGGATCAAACCGTCCTGTTGTGTCCTTTCTGTGGTCAATCAAAAAATCACCTGCACAGCATGGTTTTTATAGTCACTGATCACAATCTCCCAATCGGGGCTGACGCAAATACCTGAAATCCAGTTAAATTTACCGGCCGAGTCGCCCCTCGAACCGAGCGCCGTCACAAACTGTCCGCTCGGACGGTAAACCAGTATCTTAGTGTTTCCGCCATCGCCCACCAGTATGAACCCGGCCGGATCTATTGCCAGCACTTCGGGATACTGAAACTGCCCATTGATGGTGCCAGTCTGTCCAAACTCCAGCAGCTGGTCACCGAGTTTGTTGAACACTTTGACGCGTCGGTTCCCTGCGTCGAGCACAATTACGCTGCTATTTTTGTGAACGGCAATGTCGGTAGGATTCTTGAGGTCGGTCATGCGGGATGATACTTTCGTTTGCGATCCCGCCATCAGCTGGTCCTTCGTTAGCCGTCCGAACTGTGCCAGAGGCTTACCGTCGGTTCCGCTAAGAGACTGTGGAGTGGAAAAGCAAACTAAGAGACTGTGGAGCGGAGGACATCACAATTACCTGTATCCTATCATTCCCTGTGTCGCATACGAATATGGAACCATTGGCAGCTACGGCAATTCCCTCTGGGGATCTAACGTGTGGACATTGCAAATGGGACAGTTAAATTTCAGAAAACTGAATCGCGCATTCTACTAACCTTAACTGTCCCGGTTGGTCACCTTTGGAGCAAACTTTGCGCACCAATTGACCATCGtgagagaaaataaatatgcAGTGCTTCCATTTGTCCGTTACGTACAGTTCCTTCCGTTGGCCATCGAACGCTAGACCTTGTGGGTAGCTCAGCTCTTCATGCGTTATTTTCTGCATTATTTGACCATTTATCCTGGAGGAAGAGGTTTCAATAGAGCAAGATATGCTACGCCCATTGGATTGACCCGTTCTTACTTGTTGATACCGAAAACGGTGCGACATTCCGAGCCGGCCACATAGAGGAGAGGCTTTTCTATGAGCTCATGGTTCCAGGGTGCAAAGCCTACACCCGATGGTCGCTGGCAGTGACTCCAAAGAAGCCGAGGCTTGTAGGCATGGTGTCTGGTGATCAAACAAACGCAATCACCATCGGA
Coding sequences within it:
- the LOC128267487 gene encoding SAP30-binding protein produces the protein MSSRNSALASLTATYTDSENEDDRRTDEESEQSEGASTVSQVRSRQQTPLRETSDSSGTPSTQTNNTKSVEGTGRSDTETQRPKRRKALRLVSYIDDTIVSDDENNSPARHEAEVVDQSEEEPAAEETPTPQKPDRSKHYGFSLPPEPKGKCPPELQDKIAALYERMKNSTMDTNRIIQERKEFRNPSIYEKLIHFCDINELGTNYPPEFFDPFKWGKESYYEELAKAQMVEMEKVEKARKEATKTEIQTGVKRMEPEESKKRKSKWDQPGVLGAAPGMLGAAVPVTVVNVLKPGGIIQPTLTTTATGTKGTVISAFGSLPKKPKA
- the LOC128278030 gene encoding ras-related protein Rab-43 isoform X1, which produces MATANQSPTSLITTNEESFDFLFKIVLIGDCGTGKTCIVQRFKSGNFIESHGNTIGVDFSMKAVTVDDKKVKLQIWDTAGQERFRTITQSYYRSANGVIIVYDITKRSSFLSLQRWIDEVRRYTASNVMIFVIGNKSDLDSIREVEFSEAQNMCQYIPEVMFVMETSAKDNRFVEDAFMTLATELKRRHDGVLASEAEEAITLGKGKALSANNCSGLCGLA
- the LOC128278030 gene encoding ras-related protein Rab-43 isoform X2, whose amino-acid sequence is MATANQSPTSLITTNEESFDFLFKIVLIGDCGTGKTCIVQRFKSGNFIESHGNTIGVDFSMKAVTVDDKKVKIWDTAGQERFRTITQSYYRSANGVIIVYDITKRSSFLSLQRWIDEVRRYTASNVMIFVIGNKSDLDSIREVEFSEAQNMCQYIPEVMFVMETSAKDNRFVEDAFMTLATELKRRHDGVLASEAEEAITLGKGKALSANNCSGLCGLA
- the LOC128267332 gene encoding translation initiation factor eIF-2B subunit beta; its protein translation is MKEESKQTLFDPSQNIYGFIHDVRLRKTSGSHKLTSKTLSLLKELVTKGKWNTAEELLALIRSHGVILSQALPHDIVIANTTRRVMKIVREEYDSSRVKNVDDAQTVLSLHKLVTQDADSERGDYSKPMPELKNALLDHLSEIETELETTADSISTQAAEHIHSAELIMTIGYSRAVEKFLKKAAETRPIEVVVVECAPDCRGQQLAANLGRAKIQTTLIPDAAIFAIMSRINKVIVGTHSVLANGGLQAVCGTYSLALSAKHFSVPVIVLAPTYKLAPVHLCNYEQGDFNILGNTEAILPFKSHAARFTKVYNPLFDYVPPELVTLFITNNGANAPSYIYRLISELYHPDDNQL